The following proteins are encoded in a genomic region of Synechococcus sp. ROS8604:
- the cpeB gene encoding class 1 C-phycoerythrin subunit beta, with the protein MLDAFSRSVLSADAKTAPVGAGDIAALRSYVADGNKRLDAVNAITSNASCIVSDAVTGMICENTGLIQAGGNCYPTRRMAACLRDGEIVLRYISYALLAGDASVLDDRCLNGLKETYIALGVPAQSAGRAVAIMKASATAHIGETNTPALGGTKFRKMETIQGDCSALVAEAASYFDRVISAIS; encoded by the coding sequence ATGCTCGACGCATTCTCCCGCTCAGTTTTGAGCGCTGACGCCAAAACCGCTCCTGTTGGTGCTGGCGACATCGCTGCTCTCCGTTCGTACGTTGCCGACGGCAACAAGCGACTTGACGCTGTCAACGCAATTACATCCAATGCTTCCTGCATCGTTTCCGATGCAGTGACAGGCATGATTTGTGAGAACACAGGTCTGATCCAGGCCGGTGGTAACTGCTACCCCACCCGTCGCATGGCTGCTTGCCTGCGTGATGGTGAGATCGTTCTCCGTTACATCTCCTACGCACTTCTCGCCGGTGACGCTTCTGTCCTCGACGATCGTTGCCTTAATGGTCTGAAAGAGACCTACATCGCTCTTGGTGTACCTGCACAGTCCGCAGGCCGCGCTGTTGCCATCATGAAGGCTTCAGCGACTGCGCACATCGGCGAGACCAACACCCCCGCACTGGGTGGCACCAAGTTCCGCAAGATGGAAACCATCCAGGGCGATTGCTCTGCTTTGGTTGCTGAGGCTGCCTCTTACTTCGATCGCGTGATCAGCGCCATCAGCTGA